CCGGTGACCCCGGCCAACAACGGCGACGGGCCGGGCGGGGGCGGGCCGGGCGGGGGCGGCGGAGCCGGGGACCGGCCCGGAGGCGCTCCGGACACCGGCCACGGCGGCGGACCGCCCGGCGGCGGAAGCGGCGGCGACGCCGAGCACGGACCCGAAGCCGCGGCAGGCACGGGAACGAAAGCGGGGACGGCAGGCACCGGAGCGGAAACGGGGACAGCCGGCGCCGGTGCCGGAGCCGCCGGTGCCGGTGCCGGAGCTGCCGGTGCCGGTGTCGGGGCGGTGGCCGGTGCGGCTCTGGAACGCGGAAACGCGACCAAGGGAGCAGTCAGCGACACGATGACCGAGGGGTCCGGCGATGAGTGACACGCGCACGTACGGGGGATGGCGGGCCAGGCGGGGCTTCGGCGTCGGGAAGCTGTCCGAATCGCAGACCGCGGTCATGGCGGGCTGCGTCATGTTCCCGCTGGGGACCTGGGTTCTGGTCGCCAGCACCGGGCTTCCGCTGCTGGTGATGGGCATCGCGCTGCTGGTGTCGCTGGTCACCGGCGTGCTGGCGCTGGTGCCGCACCGCTCGCGCGGCGTGTCGCTGGGCGGGTCGCTGATCATCGCCGCCCGCAGCGCCACCGCGAACCGCAAAGGCTGGTCCGAGTGGGAATCCGGGGTCTTCACCCGGCACCCGCGAGGAAAAGAACTGCCCGGCGTCCTCGCGCCGCTGATGCCGCTGTCCACAAAGGACGGACTGGGCAACCCGTTCGGCCTGTTGTGGGACCGGCGCACCGGGCGGCTGACCGCGTCGCTGCGGGTCGCTCCGGTGGGCACCGTCCTGGCCGATCAGGACCGGCAGGACCTGTGGATCGGGTCCTTCGCCGCGTGGCAGGCGTCGCTCGGGTACGAGCCGACCGTGGAATGGGCCTCGATCACGGTGGAATCGGCCCCCAGCACCGGAACCGAACTCGCCGACTACGTCAGCGACCGGCTCGACCCTGCCGCGCCGGCGGTCGCGCGCGAGACGATGCGCGAGGTCGCCGAGGCGCACCGCGGGTCCACAGCGGACATTTCCGTCCGGGTGTCGCTGACGTTCCAGCCGCAGCGGGCGCGGCCGCAGCCGCGCGACGACGCCGAACGCGTCGCCGAGGTCTCCCGCGCGCTGTCCGGGCTGGAAGGCGACCTCCCGCTGTGCGGGGTCGCGATGCTCGGCCGGGCCACCGCCGCCGACATGACCCACTGGCTGCGCTCGGCCTACGACCCGCACGCCCGCGGCGAACTCGCCCGCCTGGCCGAGCAGAAGCACCTGCTGGCATGGGCCGACGCCGGGCCGGTCAAGGCGCACGCGCTGGCCGACCACTACTGGCACGACTCCGGGTGGAGCTGCACCTGGGCCCTGGCGGGCCTGCCCAACCAGCTGGTGACCAGCAACGTCCTGGCGCCGCTGGTGACGCCGGGCCGCTACCACCGCCGGGTCACCATCACCTATCAGCCGTATCCGGCCGACCAGGCCGGGGACGTAGTGGCGCGCGAGGCCACCGGCTCGGCGTTCCGCCGCGAAGTGCGCCGCCGGCGCGGCATCGACGACACCGCCCGCGACCGCACCGACGAGGTCCGGGCCCGCCAGGCCGCCGAGGAAGAAGCCCGGGGCGCGGGCGTCGGGCTGTGGGGCATGTACGTCACGACCACCGTCGAGGATCCCCGGCGGCTGCCGGACGCGATCGCCGACGTCGAGAGCCGGGCCCGCAACGCGAAACTGCGGCTGCGCCGGTGCTGGGGCTGGCAGGGCGCCGGGTTCGCCGCCTCCCTTGGCGTCGGGATCTACCCGCCGGAGCTGGCGCGGCGCGGGCGGATGGCCCGATGAACACCGCCGAATTCCTGCGGCGCAACCGATTCCGGGGCGCGCCGCCGACGAAACCGGCGGCGCTGCCCGCGACGGCGCGCCGCCGCGTCCACCCCTACCGCGGGCGGTGCGTCGGCCGCACCCGCCGCGCCGGGCGCCTGCCGCCGGGCAGTCCCGGACAGCAGTAGCGCGATGCGCGGAAAAACCAAGCACGCCAACGCGAACACCATGGGGGAAACATGGCCGCGACACAGCCCCGGCGCGGGAATCCCGACCCGCCGCAGGCGCCGTCCGCTCGCCCGATCGCGCACTGACGCGCGGCAGTTCCGCAGCAGCGCCGCTGCGCGCGGAACCACACGCCGTGCTGCGAGTTCCGCCCGCGCCCGGTGGCAGGCGGGGACTCGCATGCACACCGGCGGCATCCGGCCCGGCTGGGGGTCGGACCGGATGCCGCCATCTCACATTTCGTTGCTGGACCAGCAGTTCACGCGATCAGGGGGAACGCGATGAATCTGTTCGGCCGGCGCACTGCACGCGCCGACACCGATCCCGACCACGCCGACGGCGGTCTCGTCATTCCGCAGACCGTCGCCGACGCCACGCTGCGCCATCAGCCCGAGCGCAGCGACCCGCTGGCCGAGCTGCGCGCACTGCCCGTTCCGCCCGCGCGCGGCTGGGCGGTGCCCCAGGGCGGACGCGACCACCACGTCGGCTCGGCCGCGCTGTGGCAGGGCACCACCACGCAGCTGGCCGGATTGTTCCCGTTCGTCGGCGGGTCCGGCGCGCGGGTGCGCGGCGTCCCGATCGGACACGACCTGCACACCCACGAGCCCATCGGGCTCCACCCCGGAGACTGGTTGAAAACAGGCCTCATTTCCAACACGGGGCTGTGGGTTCAAGCGCAGCCGGGAGTCGGAAAGAGCGCGTTCGCGAAACGGCTCGGGACCGGGCTGTGCGCGTTCGGCTGGATGATCTTCTGCCCGGCGGACGTGAAAGGGGAATACACGGCCCTGATCCGCCGCCTCGGCGGCACCGTGATCAAGATCGGCCGCGGGCACGACGCGATCAACCCGCTTGACCCCGGCCCGCTGGCCGCGCTGCTCGCGACCACCAGCGGCCGCGAACGCGACGCCCTGCGCGAATCCATCCGCGCCCGCCAGGCCAGCCTGCTGGAAGGCCTGCTGCTGCTGGAACTGGACCGCCACCCCACGCCGACCGAACGCAACCTGGTCTCCCGGGCGATCGACCTGGCCACCGACGCCGCCCCCGACAACCAGCCCACTATCCCGGAAGTCCGCGCGGTGCTGGACCAGGCGCCGCAGCAGCTGCTGGCCGCCGCGCGGATCGGCGAGAGTCGGGAACGCTACTTCGACCTGGTCCGCGAGGTCCTCTCCAGCTTCGACCTGCTCGTGGAAGGACCGCTGCGCGGCCTGTTCGACCGGCGCTCGACCGCGCGCCTGGACCCCGGGTCCCCGGCGACGTCGCTGGACATCTCCGTGCTGGACGAGGAAACCGACGAGGTCGTGGCGGCGGCGATGCTCTGCTCCTGGGCCTGGGGCGCGAGCATGATCGAGGCCCGCCAGACCGGGCACGGCCGCAACATCCTCTGGATCCAGGACGAGGCGTGGCGGGCGCTGCGCACCGGGTCCGGGCTGGTGGAGAAATCCGACCGGCTGACCCGGCTCAACAGGCACAAAGGCGTCGCCAGCGTCTATTTGACGCACTCCATGGACGACCTGGAAGCGCTGCCGTCCGAAGAGGACCGCGCCAAGGCCCGCGGCATCGCCGCCCGGTGCGCGATCCACGTCTACGGCGGGCTCCCGGCCTCGGAACTGCGCAGCCTGACGGTGTCGCTGTCCTCGCGCGAAGCCGACATGCTCTCCTCCTGGCAGTCGGCCGGCACCTGGGTTCCCGGGCAGCGCCACCCCGGACGCGGGCTCTACCTCGTCAAAGCGGGCGAACGCGCCGGGCTGCCGGTGCGGATGAACCTCACCCCGCGCGAACTCGAGCTCTACAACACGGATTCGGCGTTCGACGCCGCGCCCCGATCGGCGGCGGCGTGATGACCTCGCCCACCTCCCGCCGCCACGCCTCCGGCGCGACCCCGGTGCTGCCGTGGGTGATCGTCGGCCTGATCGGCTTCGTGTTCCTGCTCGGCGGCACGCTCTGGGTCGCCGCGCAGGCCGCCAGCGTCGCCGGGTTTCCCGTTCCCTCGCCCGGAACCTTCCCCAACGCGCTGCGCCGGGCGGGGCTGGCCGGTCTCATCGGCCCCGGTGGTTCCCCGTTCTGGTTCTGGACCGTCTTCGGCGCGCAGATGGCGCTGCTGCTCGCTGCCGCGATCACGGTCGCGGTCCTGGTCGCGAAACGGGGACGGCCGCGCGACGGGCACCGGGCGATGAACTCCGCCAAGGAATTCCGGGAACTGCAGCAGCCGGCCATGGCCAAACGCGCCCAGGGCCTGCGGCCCTCGCTCGCCGACGCCCGCCCGCGCGACCTCGCCCCCCGCCAGATCGGCGCGGCACTGGGCGATATCGGCGGCCGGACCGTCTACAAGAGCCACGAGGACGTCGAGCTGGTGATCTGCGGGCCCCGCAGCAACAAAACGAGCGCGAAAGTCGTCCCCGAGATCCTCAGCGCCCCCGGCACGGTGGTGGCCACCTCCAACAAGGGCGACGTGTGGGCGCTGACCCAGGGCTTGCGCGCCCTCGTCGGCGAGATCTACCTCTTCGACTGCAACCACATCACCTACCAGCCGCAGACGTTCTGGTGGAACCCGCTCGCCGGAGTGTCCGATGTGGAGTCCGCCTCGCGGATGGCGGCGTACTTCATGCGCGAGGTCGGCGGCGGCGCGGGCGGCGGCACCGACCGCGCCGACCCCTTCTTCACGCCCGCCGCCGAGAAAACCTTGCGGCAGATCCTGCTCGCCGCGGCGGTGTCGGGGCATTCGCTGCGCGACGTCGTGCACTGGGTCGCGACCCGTTCCGACGAACCCGCAGTGCAATTGGACCGGCACGGCTTCGGCGGGCAGGGCGATTCGCTGCGCGCCACGCTGGAATTGCCGCCGGAAACCCGGGGCGGCGTCTACGAAGGCGTCGCCACCGCCATTTCCTGTCTGGACTCCGAAGCGCTTCTGCGCTGGGTCACGCCGCCGCTGTCGTGGCAGGAAATACCCAAAGACCCTGGCCTGATCAGGGAATTGAACCTCTGGGACCTGATCACCCGGCCCGGGGACGCGCACCCGACGCTGTACCTGCTCACCCGCGAAGGACAAGGGTCGGGGCGCCCGATCGTCGCGGCCATGGTCGGCGAATTGTGCAACGTCGCATTCCGGGCCGCGGCCGCCAACGGCGGCCGCCTGGACCCTCCGATGACCCTGCAATTGGACGAGGCGGCCAACATCGTCAGAATCCCGGAATTGCCCGGCTGGTATTCGTGGTTCGGGTCGCAATCGATCATGGTCACCACCGTCCTGCAGTCCCGCGAGCAAGGACGCAGCGTGTGGGGCAAAGAGGGTTTCGACGCGCTGTGGAGCGCGGCCACGATCAAGACGATCGGGGCCGGAATCGCGGACCCGGATTTCGCCGAGGACCTGAGCCGCCTGGTCGGCGACCACAAGGTCGAGGAAACCTCCAACAGCTACTCCAGCGGCGGCCCCTCGACCTCGCGCCAGCTGCACACCGAACGCATCCTCACCGCCGCCGACATCGCCGCGATGCCGCGCACCAACGCCCTGCTCATCACCTCCGGGCGCCGCCCCGGCATGCTGCGGCTGCGGCCCTGGTACGCCGAACCCGACGGCGAGGAGAAACGCCAGCTCGTCGAACTGTCCAAAGAGGCCACCGCGCAGATCCAGCAGTCGGCCATCGAGTACCTCGGGCCCGACAACCCGGTCGCGAAATCGCTGCGGCCCCCGGACGCCGCCGCACCGACAGGGACACGGCCGTGACCGCCCCGCCCGCAGGGCCGGGGCCGGACTCCCCGGACGAACCCGCCTGGCCCGCCGACGACACCGAACCGGCGACCCTCGCGCACCTGGCCGCGCTGGAACAGCGCGTCCGGCGGTGGCTGCGCTCGCTGGAGACCGAGCAGTTCCAGGTCAGCGGCGAGGTCGTCCTGATGCGCAATGCCGTCGAGATGGCCAACAACGGCCTGGACAACCTCGAAGACGGCCTGGCCGACATGAGCTACCAGTTCAGCAACCTCTACGCGCAGATGCAGGCGGTGGCGTCAGCGCCTCCCGTCGGCCCCGCCGCCGCGGCCGACGACGGACCCGCCGCGCCCGCACCGGAAACCAGCGGCGGAGGGAAGGACGGCGCGGGCGCCGCAGCCCCCGTCGCGCGGCCGTCGCCGGGCGCGCTGCACGCCTGGGTGACCGTCCACATCGCATCGATGGTCCGCAAGACCACCACGACCGGCGAGGGCGGCGGCATCCGCTGGTGCCGCCAGTGGTGGCTGCACCACGACGCCGTCGAACGGTTCACCGCCCTGTACCTGGCCTTCGGCGAGTTGTCCGACTCGGACGAACCGTCCTGGCTCTCGGTCTACCTGCGCGACCACCTCGACCCGCACCTGGCCACGCTCACCAGCCCCTACGGGCCCTTCCACGCCTGCACCCCCAACCGGCACTCCGCCACCGTCGCCGAACTCGGCCACGACCCGGCGCCGCAGCCGGGCGCCGACCCCGCCACCGGGAGGACAGCATGACCGAACCCGAACAGCCGCCCGCGTTCCTGGGATTCGCCGGACGGCCCGTCCCCCCGCCACCGGAAACCTACGCCCACGACTACGACCCGGCGCCTGGCAAGCCCGACGGAGTCAAGACGCACTTCCGCGACATCGGGAACACCGACGGCGACTTCCTCGCCGACCAGATGACCCGGATGCACGGCGACCTGAAGTACCGGCCGTTCGACCTGGACGCCGAGATCGACCGCTACGACCCCCAGCAAACCTGGTCCGCCGGCATCGAGCCCGAAGACCACACCTGGCTCTACACCTCCGCGCTGATCGGCCGCCTCGCGCACCGCGCGGACCTGCTGCGCGAACTGCACCGGAACGACAGCGAACCGTCCCCGTTCCTCGACCCCGCGCAGCACGCGCCGGAACTGGCCCGGCTGCGCGAGCAGACCCGCGGCCTCTCCGCCCCGATGGACCTCGCCGACCGCTTCGACGACGTCGTCCGAAAACTCGCGGAGAAGACCGGTCGTCCGCTGCCGTGGCGGCTGGCAGAAGACGACCGGCGCCGGGAGTGGGCGGTGCGCGACCACGCGGCGCTGGAAGAGCTGACCGCCGCGATCGACCACTACCAACTCCACCTCGCCCTGCCCTGGCTGCATTCGGACAATCCCGCCGAGCAGAGCGCCGAACGCGACCGTCGCACCGCCCGCGTCGCCGCTCTCGACACCCAGAACCACATCCTCGCGGAATACCTCACCGCCGAGCGCGTACAGGTCGTGCTAGCGCTGCTGCCGGACTCCTCGACCCGCTGGAACCTCTACGCCGTAACGTCGCTCCCGGACCCGCCTGCTCCCGACAACCTCGTGTTCCGCCAACTGAGGGCTGCCGCCGACGAACTGCTCACCGCGCTCCTGCACCCCGCCGCGCGCGCCGACCGCGCGACCGTCGCGCCGCTGGCCGACCGGATCGCCGAACTCGTCCGGTACGACCCCGCTCTCGTGCGCGAACTGCCTCCGCTGCAGGCGGGCCTGGTCCGCAACGTCCACCTCGTCCAAGCCCGCGCGCGGGGCGAGTACGACCAGCCCGCCGCTCCCGCACCCGCGCCCGGACGCGACCAGGCCGCGCGGCCGGACGAGCAGCCGCGGCGCGGCGCTGCGCAGCAGGGCGCCGATCCGGTGCGCCGCGACGATGCCGCCCTCGATGCCTTCTTCGGAACCTTCCCGGAGATGCTGCCGGACGGGACGGTCCGGCATGTGTCCAGGCCATTGCCTCCCGACCGGCGCGAGGCAATGGTGGAAAGCCGACTGGCACAGGAATTCCTGCGCGGCGACGGCGCCGGCCCCGTCAGCTTCGTCGGGCCGCACGGCGGTTCGCGCGACGCCGCCGACCCGACGCACGCCCCGCGAGAACCGGTCAAGCCCGCGCGCGTCGCGCGGCCGGGCATCGCCGCGAGCCGCCACGGCGGACCCGCGCAACCGCCGGGCACGGGGCGGGCGCGATGACGACCGCACCGACGGGCCTGAAGGGGAGGACCGCATGACCCAGCCCGCCTACGAGGTGGCGTTCGAGGGATTCGCTGGCTGGCCTGTCTTTGAATACGCGGTCTGGCTGCGCAACCACGCGGAGTTTGCCGACGCCGGCATCGACGACTACTACTTCCGTCTCAACGGGACCTGGCACGCCGACTTCGCGACCGAGCAATTGCTGAGGATGCGAGACATCCCGGACTGGCGGCCATTCGACCCGCAGGCCGAAGTCCAGCGGTACAACCCTGAACCCAGACACGCGCAGGGCACAGAAGCCGAGTACGACCTCGCCCACTACACCTCGGCCTTCATCGACCGCCTTGCCCAGAAGGCCAAGCTGCTCCGCGACGTGCAACAGGGCCGCCCCAGCCCCGCACTCGACGTCGCCGAGGAACTGGACGCTCCCGACCGCGGCGAGCGGATCCGCGAGCACGCCGCCGTCCTCCCGGCCGCGGACGTGCAGGCCGTCGCCGACGAACTCGACGACCTCGCCCGCGCCCTCTCGCACAAGACCGGCGTGCGGCTGCCGCGGGCCCTGTCCGAGAACGACCGCGGCCGGGAGCAGGAGACACAGGACCGCGCGCACGGCGAGAACGACCGGCCCGCCCCGGTGACGCCCGGTGCCGACCTGGAACGCCGGCTCGATGCCGCCCTCGACGCCGTTTCCGGCCGCGCCGCGGAGACGCGCCCGAACGGAACGCTGCGATGGACGAGGCAGCCCCTTGCCGAGCACGCCCGCGCTGCTCTGCGCGGCGACGCGCTCGGCAACGACCGCGTCCGCAAAGCGCTCCTGCGCAGCCTCCCTTCCGACCGAGCCGACGCCCAGGACGCCGCCGCCCCGGATGCCGCCGGACCGGCCCAGGCCACGCAAGAACCGGCCAAGCCCGCGCGCGTCGCGCGGCCCGGCACCGCCGCCAGCCGCCACACCGGACCCGCGCACCCGCCAAGCACGGGCCGGGCGCGATGACGACCACGCCGACCGCTCCGGGGAGGACCGCATGACCCAGCCCGTCGACGAACCCGCCTTCATCGGATTCGCCCGCCAGCCCGTTCCCGTGCCCCCGCGAGAGGTGCTCGTGCACGACTCGCTGGCGGGCCAGTACGGCGAGACCGACCACTTCTTCCGCGACGTCGGCGCCGCCCACGCCGACGCGGTTCTCGCCGAACTGGCCGGCAGCAAGGAATCGCAACAAGCCTTCTGGCGGGACGAGCAACCGGCACCAGTCCAGCCCGGCGAGCAGGACACAGCACCCCGCGACGACGCCGAACCGCCGCGAGTCCGGGAAGAACGGGCCGCGCGGTCGCGCCTTGCCCGTCCCGGCACCGCCGGGACACGGCACCGCAACGCCCCGAGCCCTCCGGGCTCCGGGCGGATCCGATGACCACCGCGCCGGCGCGCTGCTGACCACGCGCGCGCCGCACAGCCAGAACGAACTCCGGGGGGACGACGTGAAGGAAACCGAAAAACAAGGCCACAATGGAGACCGTGACGATGAATCACTACGGGGCACAGACCCAGGAACACTGGAGGAAGCACCGGGCGGCGGAGTACGCCCAGATCGAGAACCCGACGAAGTTCTTCACGGATCTGGGCGATCGGATCGCCGCGGAGATCGAACGCCGGACGAACGAAGCGGAACAACAGCAGCAGGCGGGCCAGAGCACGGACTTCATGGCGAATCTGGCGAGCCTGAACAACGTCTCGACGACGGTGAGGGACGACGTGCTGCGCGAGATGGCGTTCACCGAGCCGGGCAGTCTGATTTAGAGCGGTTCCGGCCCCGGGGGCAGCAGGACTTCGCGCCCTCGGGGCAGAAAGCGCGGATCGCGGCGAACCTCGCCGCGATCCGCGTTCTCGCCCGCGTGCGCCACGAGGACCCGGACTTCGTCGCCGACGACGGGTCCGCAGGCCTGTCGCCCGACGACCGCGCGACTCTGGCGCGCTGGTCCGGGTGGGGCGCGGTCCCGCAGCTGTTCGACAGCGACGACTTCGCCGAGCAGCGCGCCGAACTGCGGCAGCTGCTCACCGACGAGGAATACGCGGCCGCGAGGCGCAGCACCCAGAACGCCCACTACACCGACGCGGCGCTGGTCTCGGCGATCTGGGACGGCATGGCGCGCCTGGGCTTTGCCGGGGGAGAGGTCCTCGAACCCGGCTGCGGCGCCGGGCATTTCATCGGCCTGGCACCGGATTCCGCCCGCATGCACGGCGTGGAACGCGAACCGGTCAGCGCCGCCATCGCGAACCTGCTTTACCCGCAGGCCGACATCACCGAAGGCTCGTTCGCCGACATCGACGCCGCCGAGGGCGCGTTCGACGTGGCGGTCGGGAATGTGCCCTTCGCCAAGGTGAAGCTGCGCGACGACAAGCACAATCCCGGCCGCCAGCACTCCATCCACAAC
Above is a window of Amycolatopsis sp. AA4 DNA encoding:
- a CDS encoding SCO6880 family protein, which gives rise to MSDTRTYGGWRARRGFGVGKLSESQTAVMAGCVMFPLGTWVLVASTGLPLLVMGIALLVSLVTGVLALVPHRSRGVSLGGSLIIAARSATANRKGWSEWESGVFTRHPRGKELPGVLAPLMPLSTKDGLGNPFGLLWDRRTGRLTASLRVAPVGTVLADQDRQDLWIGSFAAWQASLGYEPTVEWASITVESAPSTGTELADYVSDRLDPAAPAVARETMREVAEAHRGSTADISVRVSLTFQPQRARPQPRDDAERVAEVSRALSGLEGDLPLCGVAMLGRATAADMTHWLRSAYDPHARGELARLAEQKHLLAWADAGPVKAHALADHYWHDSGWSCTWALAGLPNQLVTSNVLAPLVTPGRYHRRVTITYQPYPADQAGDVVAREATGSAFRREVRRRRGIDDTARDRTDEVRARQAAEEEARGAGVGLWGMYVTTTVEDPRRLPDAIADVESRARNAKLRLRRCWGWQGAGFAASLGVGIYPPELARRGRMAR
- a CDS encoding DUF4913 domain-containing protein, translating into MTAPPAGPGPDSPDEPAWPADDTEPATLAHLAALEQRVRRWLRSLETEQFQVSGEVVLMRNAVEMANNGLDNLEDGLADMSYQFSNLYAQMQAVASAPPVGPAAAADDGPAAPAPETSGGGKDGAGAAAPVARPSPGALHAWVTVHIASMVRKTTTTGEGGGIRWCRQWWLHHDAVERFTALYLAFGELSDSDEPSWLSVYLRDHLDPHLATLTSPYGPFHACTPNRHSATVAELGHDPAPQPGADPATGRTA
- a CDS encoding type IV secretory system conjugative DNA transfer family protein, translated to MTSPTSRRHASGATPVLPWVIVGLIGFVFLLGGTLWVAAQAASVAGFPVPSPGTFPNALRRAGLAGLIGPGGSPFWFWTVFGAQMALLLAAAITVAVLVAKRGRPRDGHRAMNSAKEFRELQQPAMAKRAQGLRPSLADARPRDLAPRQIGAALGDIGGRTVYKSHEDVELVICGPRSNKTSAKVVPEILSAPGTVVATSNKGDVWALTQGLRALVGEIYLFDCNHITYQPQTFWWNPLAGVSDVESASRMAAYFMREVGGGAGGGTDRADPFFTPAAEKTLRQILLAAAVSGHSLRDVVHWVATRSDEPAVQLDRHGFGGQGDSLRATLELPPETRGGVYEGVATAISCLDSEALLRWVTPPLSWQEIPKDPGLIRELNLWDLITRPGDAHPTLYLLTREGQGSGRPIVAAMVGELCNVAFRAAAANGGRLDPPMTLQLDEAANIVRIPELPGWYSWFGSQSIMVTTVLQSREQGRSVWGKEGFDALWSAATIKTIGAGIADPDFAEDLSRLVGDHKVEETSNSYSSGGPSTSRQLHTERILTAADIAAMPRTNALLITSGRRPGMLRLRPWYAEPDGEEKRQLVELSKEATAQIQQSAIEYLGPDNPVAKSLRPPDAAAPTGTRP